Within Crassostrea angulata isolate pt1a10 chromosome 2, ASM2561291v2, whole genome shotgun sequence, the genomic segment ACCGAAGGGACGCTTAGTTGCATCTTTGTAAGCCTCCATCAAGAGTTTAGAACATCCCGGATATAACTGTCGACCCAACATTGAAATTTGGGATGCATCTCTGGCATTTTTCATCAGTATCAAATAGTAGGTATTTAAAGCTATGGTTCTTGATTTTGAACCTTTCGGAAATAAATTCTGTGTAATGAATACTACACTGAGACGTCGGTGGTGACAGCCTTGAGTAAATAAAAGTTCCATGTCGGCATCTCTGACTACTCGATGCATTAAATCGTCCAGCACGATTAGCGTATGTTGTCGATCAGAGGTCAGTTCCTCTATTTCTTTGTTTGTGGGAACCCCGTGATGTAATCTCAAGTTAGAAAAACGCTGCTCCATTTCGTCAAAAAGAGGTTGATGAATACCGTAAcaatacaaaatgtgtttaggtGGCTCACCGCCATACATTTCATTCAAATCAGTCAACAATCGGTAAACAAATCGCGTCTTACCACTTCCTGTTTGACCGCTTATGCACATACTCGAACACGGTTGAAATGGAATAGACATGCTGATGATTTATGTCTTATATCCGAGTATCATTAACCttcttatattttttctgtttttaaagaGGGGTTAGGTAATATGTAACCTATTGCACTGCTAAGTAAGGAAATCCACAGTTCAGAGGAACCGTTCTTTAGAGACAAGTTAACAATTGAGGTAATGATAATGATATACACCACGATCATTTGACAGAAGTAGACAATTTCAgatttgggaattttatttcCCATTAAACACCACGATTCTGATGACGAGGTGGAAGTTCTCTCCATgttaaataaaatgcttttgaaTATATAGATACTGAACCCTTCTTATGACCTTGTCTTGGGATAAATGAAAAAACGTGAATTACACCAAAAATCTTTATTGTACATACaagtatatatgtatgtaaataGATAGGCAAACAAAAATACATACGGTAAATTAATCTTGAGTTTAAGTTCATTAACAGTATAAATACatgcgaaataaaaaaaaaaaaaaaaattacgtaatgtacatgtagatgtatacATTGAACAtggatatttcaaaataaacgaTGAATTagagtaatattttttttaccacattTAAGACAACTGTATAATCAACCATTCAACGTAcataaataattacaaaatttcaCAGAAGAAGCGAAAATATTAGATAATATTTCTCATCATATCCAAGAGATGAAACGATGCGACGGtatggacccccccccctttccagtACAACacaaactttacaaaaaaaaagaaagtatatACAATCTCTTCGAACAACAGTGTCATGCATCAAATAATATCAATTACTCGCTTTCCGCGAGCATGTGTACTAGTTCGAGATCGAAGTCATCTATTTCAGCTTCATATTCCTTTTTGCTTTTTACAGGACATAACTCGAAATCTAATGGTTCAGTGCTAACTCCGTCATTTAAAACTTTTCTCTTACAGTAAAAATAAGTCAAACCATTCCTTATTTGACGATACGTATACACACTGTTATTTCTAAGTTTGAAACCCATATTTGTTCCAGTCCCCACTTTTTGAGTTTTTAATACATCTCTGAATAAGGCGAGGGGGGCTTTAAGTCTTTTCTTTGAAATTCCCTTACAAGAAAACTTAAGTTTCGTCACCAATCGTGGTTtgataacttgaaattttctaaaCCTACATTTCTTTGCGCGTCTAAGTAGTCGCTGCGCTACAATCAATTGACTGGAACGTTTCTTCTGCATACGAGTAGAGACGATGTAAGTCTTTGAACATAAACCTATCATTTCGTCACcttcaaattcaattttgaagaGTCCAGGCGTTCTACGATCGAACTTTGCGTGTCTCTCGCAACAAGTGCGAGGAAACCAATGCCGGTCGCAGTCCGCCTCGATCTCTAAACTGTCGACACAGTGACCTTTGAGACTGTGATCGTAAATCTGTCGTAATTCAGGTTTAATCACAGACTCAAAGGTGGGTCCCGAAATGGCCATGTAGGCAGAGTCGGTGTCCATCTCGCAGTATTCAAAGTCTGCACGGTCTACAAATCTATCCATGAAGTCATAGTAGAACTGTAACATGTGCAGTTTTGCATACTGCAAGATGAAGTAACCGATCTGAATGGGtaaattcagttttaattttttcttacttttttcaatttcgaAAAGCTCTTCCTCGTCGAAAAGtgtagataattttttaaaagagggATCATTTATCTCCATCATGGCCTTTCCTTCACCACGTACGAATTTGACGGTTTGAAACTTTTCTTGGTCCATAATTGTGGATCCGAATGCACTATTTCCTTCTAGTTTACGCGTATCCGCAATTATGGATTTCGTCGGGTCTACGTCGCCTTGACGTCGCGCGTCGCTTACATCGCGAacgaaattcttaaaacatctCTGAGGTGTATATTCAACAGTCTGGTAGATTTTGGTGATCTCCAGACCGTGCTCTATATACCAGCGCAGTAAAGGCGTAGCTATTAACAGTTGACGCGCTCTCATGCCTCCTACCAGAAGACGACGAGGTTTCGTACTCAGATTAAACCGTTTCGCGTGGTTTTGCATGTGCGAGCCTATGGCGTCAAATGGAATGTCCGTGGTACAAAAGAGAGGACTCATCTCTGAGAAATACTCGAATGGTGTCATAGTCGGGTGTTTAAAGTGATCAGACCAAGCTTCTGGAACCCGAATGTCACATTCTACCATGCCAAATAACTTGCCGCTCAAAACTCCTCTAATGACATCTTCATGTGTCATGGGACCTTGACCTGTAGGTTGCTTTCTCGAGTTGACGAATGTTTTCAACTGAAGGTTAGTGCGAATGTTATTACGGAAAGTACACTCGCGCATTTCAACAACCTTGTAACCTTGTTTTCTGAGGTAACTCGTTGCAagtttggttttattttgtctcatttcTAAGAGTTTGTCGGTTTTGACATGTCGAGTCAACCAACAACGATGACCATGCCAGTAACATCCGTGAAACTGCAGCACCGTGTTAGTCTCCTCGTCGTAGCCGTCAACAGGAAAGcggccaatttttttttctttacctgAATTCAGCTTATGTTTGATGGTTTTATATTTCCCACAGTGGGACAACCAATCTAACCAATCATATGCAATTGTATATTTATCTCGTTTCTGAGGTTTAAATTTATCGAGCATGCGCCTACGCACAAAAGCACCGGCGGGCATTTCTTTTCCTATACAGTATAGGTATAGCGCATTGGCGTCAAAGCCGATAATTCGACCACATGGCTTTTGCGGATTACCACGAATAAATGACCTTTTTGTTTCGTGGTAGCGTTTGAAAATAATGCTCGGACCTCCTATAATGTTCTGCTTGATCGTGTCGTACAGATCTTCATTTTCACGATCAATCAAAGCAAAACTGGCCCACTCTTTCGTACCACTTTCAAATAACATTCGACGCGCGAGACCTGGTACCGATATACTACATTTAAATATGTCAATACCGCGCTCGAAATAATATTTCTGTAAATTCTTCACCGCTTGTACGAAAGGTTCGACGTCGAGATTGTTGTACCAGACGAGGAAATCGCTAAACGTTGTCATTTTTTCTCGTCCCACACTCTTTGACAGAAGGCATATTCTTCGTCGGTAATGTTGGCATTTTTGAGAGTTGAATAAAAGGACTCGTGAGGTGGAAGTCGGTCGTAACGAAGTTTGTCTATATCATCAAAAAATTCGTATGGGAAAAAACCCTTACTCTCTTGAACATCGAATGCTCTTAAAAACCCCGAATAATTTATACCGGGACTCAGATATTGAGAGATGTCTAAAAACTTAAAAGTGTTTGTACTGATGCATGAATAAACATTGTTGCGTTTGGCAACGAATGCGCCGTTTTCGTCGAGTCGGAGGTGTTTAACGAGGTAACtctttattaaattaatatcGTATTTGGCCGAATTGAAACCAATGCATATCATTTGCTCgcaataaatttcaaattcctcttttaattttttggaaagctttttttcttcatttatcattttatgaatttcCTCGTCATCTCCGATGCACTCGAGTGCGTCTTCATAAATTCTCTCGTCAAACACCGAGTCCTCGAGGGCGCTAAACACATCAGAAAACTTTTCTTTAGTTAACTCGGTTGCTTTTTGAGCGATTGTTGACATGTACTCTACCATTTTTTCAACAAGAGAATCAATGTTTGATTCAACAATGCATAGGGGTTCGGTGTGGTCTTCTACATTTGAACAGACGCTTACGGATACGGGGACGTGCTGTTCCGTATATTGAAGACTTGCGCTGTTCTGACCAGCATCAGTTGGTACAAGCATAGATTCAAAGTCGTAAACTAAAAACCATTCATACAAACGATCACTGGGATTAACAGTGATGCCGTATTGTtccaatttatcaaaaattgtgTTTGGAGTAGAATAAAACCCCCCTGGAAATTGTCTTGTTGTTTTCATCTTGCACACACGCTGatgttttttcaaattttttaaatgccCAAAATGACGATGACAAGTTTTGCACTGAAATTTTTTGGCGTAAGTGTCGAATTTCGTAATGTATGACAGATGATGTTCGAAGATATTTAAGTAAATGtcatttgaatatttacattttgatttgtaaataaCTTGTGCAGAACCATCttcttgtaaagaaaataaGTTGACATTGATTTCGAAACATTTTTCGAAATAAACTAGTTGATTTAAAGTAATACCAGGAAAcgtttttgaatttgaatttatgtCTTTGCTTTGTCTTTTGTTAAAGGAGACCCATTTTTGAAATAGCTCTTGTGTTTGATTCTCCAACAAACACCAATCTTTATTCTGGTGATATGCTAAACAGCGGAAAGCACAAAGGTTGTCTTTATATGCATAACCTTTACTATTCGTTGTCATTGAAATGACTGATTTCGATTGACTGATGTGTTCAGGCACAGTAACTCTACCGTTAcccaaaacaaaattcaaatgatatgTAACGATGCGGACATTTGTGATCAGAAATGGTTTCCACTTTGTATCGGGACGCTGCCGCAAAATATAATCAGTGATGTTTAATTGCTGCATGCGATGCTGTAAACGTTTTAAATGAATTCTTCTCGATACGTAAATGGGACGTTCAAATACCTCTTGATTGTGATAAGGTTTAAAATACCGATATTCACCTGTTTCggtgtttttcaatattaaaccAAATTCCAAATTTAAACGGAAGGCTTTTTGTTGACGGTCATAAATTTCGTTTCCTGCTTGCATAATTTCGGAAACGGTGAAATGATTATCGATCGGAAAGTTGTATACACTATAAACATTTCCTTCCTGGTGTCTTCTTAAGATTAAAGAAGCATTCGTCTCATATACTTCCTTTAATTGTTCATCAATTCTGTCACCTTCCCCCCATGGCGGAGACCCATTCCCCCAGGGTCTGGGTTGTAACAGACCTGCTCCTACTTGAACATGGTCATTCATCTGATGAACGTACAATGTTCGTCgacaatcaaatttttgatGACATGTCCGACACGTATAGCCAAAAGAAGAATCCTAAacgagaattaaaaaaaaaaaaataagcttcATTGTAGCAAAATACTAGTATACGATTAACCATCAATTTCGTAAAATGTGTGttagatttgttttattttaccttCGGTGCGTGGTCTTGTTTTTGTTGTGTTGATGCATTTGATGATCTTTGTTCATTgttctaaattgaaaaaaaataaatcaagattCATGTGATGAACGAATTATGAATACAAACTTTTAAGAGATTGTTTCCTCAatgcagatatatatatatagatataatagatataaaatttataattatgatgaaaaaaaaaaaaaaaaaaacctcaaaggTGTTGTCTTGTGCTGGTGTCGAAGGGATTGATGCATCGTTGTTctgctttaattaaaaaagaccagttaaaaaaaaaaaaaaaacaacaaaaactataaatttgaaatcaaaaatattcaagaaaaataaatgtcatagaTTACCACAGATCTGTTGCCTTTGTTTCGTTGCATTGACGTCGTGGATGTTGTTGGAAAATTGTTCTAAATAAGTAAAGAAGTATGAGAGAATTAGAAAGAGATAAGAtctgtccttttttttttttcttttttattattattttaaacaacatttttttttcgtaattattatatcattataaaGTTTTGAATGGTGAATATATTAATTAAGATGTCTGGATCATTCTACTAATCGATATTTTTAAGTGATCGTTTCCTGTGTTGAAAGGAAGTAACTggaataatcttttaaaaatcccGGATGATGATGTGTATAAAGGAATATAGATGTACACGTGTACTGCTTTTCCAGACGGATTAATCACAAATACTGTGTTTTATATGTaaagagtaaaagaaaaagggattttttttagtCTATCCAAGCATATAAATAAGTCTGCACTCAATGTATTTTTTCACTTCCTAACTTATACCATCGAGGACGGAAAAAAATGGCAGGAAGAAAAGGTGGAAGTGTAAgtatttaaacatacatgtattttatgaattatgtagaagtatttttttttttttttttaagattattttcatCTTCCTGCGATGTCATCTAATATCATatgaaacgaaaaaaaaaactatctttTAGGAAAATTCTTTACAACAGatgtaatacaaaaaaaattgttaagtgAAAGAATAAGAATGTTTTTAAGTCAtgtaagctaaaaaaaaaaaaaaaaatggatgctAAGAGACAATAAATCAttctcatgtacatgtatcctcattcatatattttctttgttgTATATCTAATGTAAATGGTGTCATGGATATTCACAATTTAATCATgtttataaaaagtaaaaagaatCATTATCAAACAATGCTAAGTTCCTTACACTGATATTTACCGCTACtatcaaattcaatgttatgCGAATgagtggtacatgtacatgtaatgctaTATcagcaaactttataaaagtaaCACCTTTCATTATTTATTCGTTTCAATTTCAGACCAATGATGTGTGGTTAAGTTCAAGGGTCATTATGATCGAGTCTACCCCTAGAGGGCCTAAATTTCGCCGGGTAtgttttttatcatattgattttttttcttctaatttctattttttaaattgtaaatattctaCGATCAACAAAGAAATGTAATATATAAACCATCGATTAAACAACAAATGTTAATGAATGACAAACACATGCataaaaattatgttaataaaaaaaaaaaaatttaattatgcatttttttttttataggtgAGGAGACGAATTAACTTCTCCTCGGAGGATGGGGATGGCGCGTGCGCAACCCGCACACCTGCAGCGTCCCCCTAAATTCCTGCAGATACGGTACATAtatcttatattttcattaacaacGATTTTCAAAATGTGGTACTATACCTTGCATGTCTGCTGGTGTCTTTGATACTTTCTCTCGTCCAAGAATTCAGCGCAACAGTTATCACACTTAAATAATTTATCCTTATGCTCCATGTGGACATGTAATGTGCGATGCGATGAAAACTTAAACGTATAGTCAcagtaaaaacatttaaactctGCTTTGCA encodes:
- the LOC128171015 gene encoding uncharacterized protein LOC128171015; translated protein: MTTFSDFLVWYNNLDVEPFVQAVKNLQKYYFERGIDIFKCSISVPGLARRMLFESGTKEWASFALIDRENEDLYDTIKQNIIGGPSIIFKRYHETKRSFIRGNPQKPCGRIIGFDANALYLYCIGKEMPAGAFVRRRMLDKFKPQKRDKYTIAYDWLDWLSHCGKYKTIKHKLNSGKEKKIGRFPVDGYDEETNTVLQFHGCYWHGHRCWLTRHVKTDKLLEMRQNKTKLATSYLRKQGYKVVEMRECTFRNNIRTNLQLKTFVNSRKQPTGQGPMTHEDVIRGVLSGKLFGMVECDIRVPEAWSDHFKHPTMTPFEYFSEMSPLFCTTDIPFDAIGSHMQNHAKRFNLSTKPRRLLVGGMRARQLLIATPLLRWYIEHGLEITKIYQTVEYTPQRCFKNFVRDVSDARRQGDVDPTKSIIADTRKLEGNSAFGSTIMDQEKFQTVKFVRGEGKAMMEINDPSFKKLSTLFDEEELFEIEKSKKKLKLNLPIQIGYFILQYAKLHMLQFYYDFMDRFVDRADFEYCEMDTDSAYMAISGPTFESVIKPELRQIYDHSLKGHCVDSLEIEADCDRHWFPRTCCERHAKFDRRTPGLFKIEFEGDEMIGLCSKTYIVSTRMQKKRSSQLIVAQRLLRRAKKCRFRKFQVIKPRLVTKLKFSCKGISKKRLKAPLALFRDVLKTQKVGTGTNMGFKLRNNSVYTYRQIRNGLTYFYCKRKVLNDGVSTEPLDFELCPVKSKKEYEAEIDDFDLELVHMLAESE